GTATTTAGTGATATTTTAAGGACATAACCTGTTAAAAACCACTCTAACAAAACTGTCTTTATCTCCGCTTCTAAAGGCCATGCTTGAATAAGCTTATCTAGCCAAAATTTCTTTGTTTCGTACGTTTTAAAGTTATCAATATTTAATATTGTACTATCTGCGTTTCTAAAACTATCAGGTGGGTATACTTCAATAGCTTCTAAAATTTTGTGCATTGCTAATTTGGTTTGAGCATTATTCATATGGTAAAGTGCTTCTGTGAACAAAGCGTTACTTATAGAGCTTTTACTTTCTAAATCTATATTTTCTTGTTTTTTAATATCTTGTATTAAAGTGTCAATTTGAGGTAGTAATTTCAGACACTCTTCTGTACTTCCTTTTGATAAAAAATTATAAAAAAGCTTGGTTTCTATCCTTAAAGAACAATCAACTGGTATGGGGCGTGACTGGATGTGATTTTTAAAATCTATAAATGTGTTGTAATCAGCTATATCAGTAAAAAATCTCACAATTTGTTGAAATGACATTTTTTTAGCCATTTTACTCAAATTATTTTCCTTATCTGTTGATATATTTTCTATTAAGTCTGATACTTGAATTCTTTTTATTAAAAAATTGTCGATATCTCTTTTTGACACTTTGTGCTTAGTTAAAGCTTTATTTATGATATCTGCTGCAATATCAAATTTAGATAACAAAAGATTTTGCAAATTAATTGTCTCTGGCAAGTCAATCATATTGATATCCAGATGCTTTAAAAAGCTTACTAAATCTGAGACATCATCCATAGGTATCTTATGTTGAACCATTAGGTAAGTTATGTTATCTTTTATTATATTTTTTTGCAAGGAATTGAGTTTAGAATGATCGACTGACAAAGTCTTACATATATACTTAACTGTTTCTAAATAACTTGGTTCACGAGTTGTATGAATTGACAAAAGCATGAGGGCATCTCCCATTATTCCTTCCATATCACCATGTATCAATATATCCAAAGGTAAAAAACCTTTATCTTGTTCTTGAATTTCTGTTTCCATAAGATAATAAAACTTTTGATTTTATTATGACTTAGAAATTTGTATTAAAGAAGCTAAAAAGATAAGTTGTGAAATTGCAAGGCTAGTTTTTTAATTCCTAACTTCGAACTCTAGCGTATTTTTTGGTTGAGTGCCAAGCTTTCCAATAATAGTCTCACCTCCTACTACAGTTTGACCTACTGCAACTTGTGGCACAGTATCTGCTGGGAGATATAAATCAACTCTTGAACCAAATCTTATAATCCCATAACGCTGGCCAGATTTAACTTCCATCTCTTCTTCAAGGTCGCATACAATTCTTCTAGCAATGAGTCCTGCAATTTGTACTACTGCAATTTTTTCGCCTTTTTTATTTTCTATGACTACCGCTTGCCTTTCGTTATCAACACTTGCTTTATCAAGTGATGCATTTATAAATTTGCCAGGATTGTAATAAAGACCTAATACTTTACCTGTTACGGGTATCCTGTTTACGTGCACATTAAGTACATTTAGGAATACGCTCACCTTTAACATCTCATTTTCAAATTTTAGCTCTGCAGGAGGTTGGACCTTGTCAATTCCAACAACAATCCCATCAGCAGCGCTGATAATTAGATCGTCTCCAACAGGAGTTACTCTTTGAGGATTGCGGAAAAAATATACACATAATATGGTTGCTATAAAGCATATCCAACCAAGATTGGTGTTTAATGATGAAAATACAAAAGTTGCAGCGACCGCTATGGCAATAAATATGTAACCTTCTCTGTGTACCATATTGCTTAATTTATCGTAGGATTTCATAAATTATGATTTTCGTTTAGTTCTTTTATTTTCTGTAACATTATTTTCAATAATCCATATTGCAGACTCAATGTCAATAGTATACGGATCTTTATCTTTGGGTAAAGCAAAAGATTTGTCTTTATATTTTAAATATGGGCCATATCTTCCTATTGCAGCAATCACTTCATGATTATCTTTATCAACACCAACTTTTCTTGGGAGGGATGCTAATTTTTTGGCAATCTCGTGGTTAATTTCAGAAGGCTTAATATTAGGCGGAATGCTTACCCTTTTAAACCCTGGATCTTTAGGATTATCTCCTACTTGCAAGTACCATCCATATGGCCCTTTCTTTAAGTATATAGGTAGGTGATCTTCTAAATATGCAAGTGGTGTTGTGGGTGGCGCTGTGCCTTCCTGTGCTTGGGCATTTATTTCTTCTTTTATCTCAGGTGTGCTAAGTTTCAAGGTAAAGGAGCAATCTGGATACCTTTTGCATGAATAAAACGCCCCGTATTTACCTATTTTTAGAGAAATCTCTGCTTGTTTGCATGTAGGGCACGTTTTATCTTCTTTCGCAAATACCTCATCATATAAAATGCGATCTAACCTTTCTAGCACTTCGGTAATACGAACATCCTGCATACTGCCAGCGCTTGAGGAAAATAAAGTCCAGAAATCATTGAGCAAATCCTTACCATCTCTCTTATGTTCAGCAATTTCATCTAGCTTTTCTTCTAAATCTGCCGTAAAACTATATTCTACGTATTTGCTGAAAAAATTCACCAAAAAAGCATTTGCGACAATACCTTGATTTTCAGGAATAAAACGCTTTTTGTCATCTAGATAAACATACTTTCGCTCTTGTATGACGGATAGTATTGGAGAATAAGTTGATGGTCGGCCAATTCCAAGTTCAACAAGCTTCTGGATTAAACTTGCCTCATTATAACGAGGTGGAGGTTCTGTAAAATGTTGTTTTGCCTCTATATCTTTGCACTCAAGCTTTTCATCTTCTGTTAAAGGTGGCAGTTTCTTATCATCATCTTCTTTATCATCAAGACCAAATACCTCATAAAAACCTTTGAAAACTAAAGTAGATCCGCTTGCATTTAGTAAAAATTTATTATCTGTAGAAGTAATTTTGGCCGTTACTATATGAAAAAGTGCGCTTTCCATCTGGCAAGCAACTGCCCTGTTCCAAATTAAAGTATAAAGCTTTAGTAGGTTATCATCCAACTTTCCTTGTAGATTTTGGGGGGTGAGATTAATATTGGTTGGCCTTATTGCTTCGTGTGCTTCTTGAGCATTTTTAGATTTGGATTTATAAACGCGAGGGGCTTTTGGAAGAAATTTATCTCCATACTTATCTTCTATGAATTTCCTTATGGAATTAACTGCATCGCCAGAAATATTAACACCGTCTGTCCTCATGTATGTTATAAGCCCAGCTTCTGTTCCATCAATATTTACGCCTTCATAAAGCCTTTGTGCTAGCTGCATGGTTAATTTTGTATTAAACCCTAGCTTGCGTGATGCATCTTGCTGCAAAGTCGATGTAATAAAAGGTGGTTGAGGATTACGCTTTTGTTGTTTTGCCTCGACGCTTAAGACTTTATAGTCCTTACTTTGCATCTGCTCTTTTAGGTCTAACGCCTCTTTCTCATTAGAAATGGATAATTTTTCTAACTTTTGACCATCAACTTGTATCAGCTTAGCTCTAAACTGCTCGTTATTTTCTTTTGCAAAATCTGCATGTAAATCCCAGTATTCTTCCTTTTTAAAGTGACGAATCTCACTTTCTCGCTCGCATATAATACGCAGCGCCACGGATTGCACACGCCCCGCAGATTTACATCCAGGAAGCTTGGTCCATAAAATTGGAGATAATGTAAAGCCAAATAAATAATCTAGGGCTCTTCGTGCTTGCTGGGCATCTACTAAGCTTAAGTCGATGTCTCTAGGATGTTTGACGGCATCTTGTACTGCTTGCTTTGTTATTTCGGTAAAGACTATTCTTTTTATTGGCGTTGTTGCTTTTACCGCTTTTTTTTCTTTTAAAACTTCGACGACATGCCACGCTATACCCTCTCCTTCACGATCAGGGTCGGTTGCAAGGATAATTTCATCTGCTTTTTTCGCCTCTTTGGCGATAGCAGCTACATATTTTTGACTGCGATCGATTAATTCATACTTCATTAAAAAATTCTCTTCGGGCACTACGGATCCTTTTTTAGATGGTAGATCTCGTATATGACCATAAGATGCAAGTACGGTATAATCTTTTCCGAGATATTGATTAATACTCTTTGCTTTTGCGGGTGACTCAACTATAACTAATTTCATGATCTTATCTTTTTACTCATCAAATATTCTTGCAATTAAATTCGCTCCAATCAATACTATAACCTAAAGATTTAAAATTAAAATCATATTTATGTATTTAAAGACAAAAGAAGTTAGAGATAAATTTATAGAATACTTTACTAGAAATTCTCACAAACATGTTCCATCAAGCTCTCTTGTTCCAAGCAGCGACCCAAGCTTAATGTTTACTAACGCCGGT
Above is a genomic segment from Candidatus Phycorickettsia trachydisci containing:
- a CDS encoding phosphatidylserine decarboxylase is translated as MKSYDKLSNMVHREGYIFIAIAVAATFVFSSLNTNLGWICFIATILCVYFFRNPQRVTPVGDDLIISAADGIVVGIDKVQPPAELKFENEMLKVSVFLNVLNVHVNRIPVTGKVLGLYYNPGKFINASLDKASVDNERQAVVIENKKGEKIAVVQIAGLIARRIVCDLEEEMEVKSGQRYGIIRFGSRVDLYLPADTVPQVAVGQTVVGGETIIGKLGTQPKNTLEFEVRN
- the topA gene encoding type I DNA topoisomerase, with the protein product MKLVIVESPAKAKSINQYLGKDYTVLASYGHIRDLPSKKGSVVPEENFLMKYELIDRSQKYVAAIAKEAKKADEIILATDPDREGEGIAWHVVEVLKEKKAVKATTPIKRIVFTEITKQAVQDAVKHPRDIDLSLVDAQQARRALDYLFGFTLSPILWTKLPGCKSAGRVQSVALRIICERESEIRHFKKEEYWDLHADFAKENNEQFRAKLIQVDGQKLEKLSISNEKEALDLKEQMQSKDYKVLSVEAKQQKRNPQPPFITSTLQQDASRKLGFNTKLTMQLAQRLYEGVNIDGTEAGLITYMRTDGVNISGDAVNSIRKFIEDKYGDKFLPKAPRVYKSKSKNAQEAHEAIRPTNINLTPQNLQGKLDDNLLKLYTLIWNRAVACQMESALFHIVTAKITSTDNKFLLNASGSTLVFKGFYEVFGLDDKEDDDKKLPPLTEDEKLECKDIEAKQHFTEPPPRYNEASLIQKLVELGIGRPSTYSPILSVIQERKYVYLDDKKRFIPENQGIVANAFLVNFFSKYVEYSFTADLEEKLDEIAEHKRDGKDLLNDFWTLFSSSAGSMQDVRITEVLERLDRILYDEVFAKEDKTCPTCKQAEISLKIGKYGAFYSCKRYPDCSFTLKLSTPEIKEEINAQAQEGTAPPTTPLAYLEDHLPIYLKKGPYGWYLQVGDNPKDPGFKRVSIPPNIKPSEINHEIAKKLASLPRKVGVDKDNHEVIAAIGRYGPYLKYKDKSFALPKDKDPYTIDIESAIWIIENNVTENKRTKRKS